CGTCTGGTCGATGCCCCAGGGGATCATCGCGAACTTCACGTTGTCGATGCCGGGCGCCTCGACCGCGGCGACGTCGTTGTAGATGTAGGTGTTGTTGGTGTTGCCGGCGTAGCCGTCCCAGTGCTTGAGATAGAACTCCATCGCATACAACTTGATGAACTGATCCAGATCGATCACCTCGGCCGCTCCGGCCAGCCCGCGCCCGGCGATCTGATCGATCGCAAGCTCCAGGTCGGCCTTGTTCTCGAATTCGGAGAGCGACTCCACTCCGATGAGATCCAGGCGATCGCGCACGAAGTCGTCGTGATGTTCGAGCTCGTAGAGATTGCCCTTCATGTTGCCGAAATTGCGCTCGATGTAGCGCTTCATGACCGGTTCGGCGTTGACGTAGATGCCCGGGCTGTTGACGTCACCCAGCCCCTGCCCGATCAGCTCACCGTTGACGAACACCTTGGCGTAGTTGCACCGCGAATGCGGCAAGCCTGCCTCGGCGAGCAGTCGATACCCCAGCGTCTGCCGGATATAGGAACGGTCCTGGATGGAGTTGTTGAGGGTGAGGTAGCGGGACCCGATCAGGGCCTCGACGGTATCGGAGTCGCCAAACTTGCCGAAGTCGAGGTGCAGGCAAGGCTTTTCACTGTCGATGGAACCACAGAACGACTTCTTCTTGATGCCCACGTCGGTGAACGTGCTTCGCGCCGGGAAACGCGTTCCGGACAATTCCACCGAGGCCGCCTTGCGCCAGGTATATCGGGCGCCGCCGGTCCATTCGAAATTGCAGATGCCGCCTTTGGGCTGCTCGGTACGCACCGCATCCCAATCGGCCTGCGGCATCGTGATCTTTATGGTGAGTACGTTGTCGAGGGCGTAAAGCAAATCGAGGGCTTGCTGCTGCTGGACGCTCATCTCTGTCTCCGGGCTGATGCGAACCGTGCCGCGATATCGGAAGAGGATTAGGGCGCAATCCCCGCGCTTGTGATCGTTGTCACCGCCATGTCAGCGCCCTTCGTCGTGCACCCGCTTCTAGGGGCGAAAACGCCCGCTGGAAGCACCGGGGCGGGCCACCGAAGCCAGGCCGCCCAACCCCCTCAAGTGTGCACGCCCCACCCGGCAAGATTCAGCGTTTCCTGCCCAAAACGACGCCAGGCCCCCTCGAAAGGGGGCCTGGCCGCTGTGGCGGGTGCAGGATTCGAACCTGCGTAGGCGTAAGCCGACGGATTTACAGTCCGCTCCCATTGGCCGCTCGGGCAACCCGCCTTATCAGACGATGCAGGATACAACGATAGGGTCGGGCCAACGCAAACCGACTGGATACGGAACATACGAAGACCAGAAAGAGGGAGCAGTCATGGCGGACTCATCATTCGACATCGTGAGCAAGGTCGATCGCCAGGAGGTGGACAACGCGCTGAACCAGGCGGCCAAAGAGCTGGCCACCCGCTTCGACTTCCGCGGCACCGACACCACCATCGCCTGGAAGGGCGACGAGGCCATCGAGCTCATCAGCTCCACCGAGGAGCGCCTGAAGGCAGCAGTCGACGTCTTCAAGGAGAAGCTGGTGCGCCGCGACATCAGCATGAAGGCCTTCGACGCGGGCGAGCCACAGCCCAGCGGCAAGACCTACCGGCTCACCGGCACCCTCAAGCAGGGCATCGACACCGAGAACGCCAAGAAGATCAACAAGATCATCCGTGACGAGGGGCCCAAGGGCGTCAAGTCGCAGGTGCAGGGTGAAGAGATTCGGGTCTCGAGCAAGAAGCGCGACGATCTGCAGGCCGTCCAGGCGCTGCTGAGGGGCTCCGACCTGGATATTGCGTTGCAGTTCGTCAACTATCGGTAGGACGATGGTCCGGTGATACCCACAACGCATCTGATCGGGTTCGCGATCGCGGCCTACGCCCTGATCGTGATCCCGGGACCCAGCGTGCTGTTCGCGGTGGGTCGCTCGCTGAGCCTGGGACGTCGATCGGGTTTGGTCACCGTCCTGGGCAACACGGCGGGCACGGTGGTGCCGTTGGTGCTCACGACGGCCGGCCTGGGCGCACTGCTGGCAGCATCGACCTGGGCACTGACGGTGGTCAAGCTCGTCGGCGCCGCGTATCTGATCTACCTTGGGATACAAGCGATTCGGAATCGCAAGTCGCTGATCACGGCGCTGGACACGGCTGCGCCCGCGGCGGGTGCACACCGCGTGTTCCGGCAGGGCTTCATCGTCGGCATGACCAACCCGAAAACGGCGCTGTTCTTCGCTGCGGTGCTGCCGCAGTTCGCCGACCCCGCCGCGGGATCGGTATCGGTACAAATCGCGGTGTTCGGTGCGATCTTCGTGCTGATAGCCCTGGTCTCGGACAGCGTGTGGGCGCTGTTGGCCAGTACCGCACGCAACTGGTTCGCCCGCTCCCCCAAGCGTCTTGAGGCGGTCGGGGCAACCGGCGGGTGGATGATCGTCGGGCTGGGCGCCGGTGTGGCGGTGAGCTCCTCGTCCTAGCGCCGAGATGACATTGACGCCGTCATTTAGCCCCGAATCTCCCGCTTCAATGTCATCTCGACGGGAAGGCGGCCAGCAGCTCGGCCAGCAGTGCGCGGTCGGGCCGGTACGGGGTGTTGAAGCCCAACCGGTGCACCAGATCGCCATAGCGGGCCTGCAATTCGCGTGCGCCCTGCGCGGCGTCGGTCACGGTGACGGCCGCGGTATCGACGAAGTCCTCGTCGATCAGCTCGCCCATGGCATCCCATTCACCTTGTTTGGACAGCTCTTTCAGTTTCGGGCCGACCTCTGCCCGGCCGTGTAATTCCAGGATCGGCCAGTAGGCGGGGGTGGATCCGTAGAACGCGAGCTGCTTGCGCACGGCCGTGCGTGCGCGCGCCAGCTCGGCCTCATCACGCCCGATGACGATCATCGGCGAGTGGTGGATCTGAATGTCGGCCAGCGTCTTTCCGGATTTCGCGGCGCCTTGACCCAAGGTCGGCCGGGTGACCTGTGCCAGATAGTCGGGTGTGCAGAACGGGTGTGACAGAAATCCATCGGCCACCTCCCCGGCCACCTCCGTCATGGCGCTGCCGACACCGGCCAGCCAGATCGGGGGCGGGCCAAAGTCGCCCACCTCGGCCGGATCGGGCATGAACATCGGCGTCATGAGGGTGTGCTGATAGAACTCGCCGCGATAGTCCAGCGGCCCGCGCTCCTGCCACGACTGCCAGATGGCGCGAATGGCCAGCACCATGTCCCGCATGCGCGCCGCCGGGCTGCTCCACGGCATGCCGAACCGGCGAGTGATGTGCGGCTTGATCTGTGTGCCGAGGCCCAGGATGAACCGGCCACCGGAATAGGCCTGCAGGTCCCAGCCAATATTGGCCAGCAGCATCGGATTTCGGGCGAAAGCGACCGCGATCGAGGTGCCCAGCGCGACATTCTTGGTGTGCTGGGCAGCCAGCAGTATCGGCAGAAACGGGTCGTGCGCGCCTTCGAATGTCCAAATGCCGGCGTATCCGGCTTCCTCGGCCTCGGCAGCGTCGGCAGCCATGGTGTTCAACCCGGTCGTGAGCGTCACATCGATCAACACCTCACTCATATTGCCGAAGTCCATATTCGAGGCGCACCGGGCCCATACCCTGGCGGCATGCCAGCACTTCGCGAACCACAAGTCGTCGTCCTCGGTGGCGGGTCCTGGGGCACCACGGTGGCCTCGATTGTGGCGCGGCGCAGTCCCACTCTGCAGTGGGCCCGCTCCCCCGAGACAGTTGCGGATATCAATGAACGACACCGCAATTCGCGATACCTGACCGACGAGGTGGAGCTGACCGAGAGCCTGCGTGCCACCTCCGACCTCCACGAGGCCGTCGAGCAGGCCGATGTGGTGATCATGGGAGTTCCATCGCACAGCTTCCGCGAGGTGCTCACCGAGATCGGGCAGTCACTGCGCCCGTGGGTGCCCGTCGTCTCGCTGGTGAAGGGGCTCGAGCAGGGGTCGCGGATGCGGATGTCGCAGATCATCGAGGAAGTGCTGCCCGGGCATCCGGCGGGCATCCTGGCCGGGCCCAATATCGCCAAGGAGGTGGCCCGCGGATACGCGGCCGCCGGCGTGGTCGCGATGCCCGACCAGCACCAGGCAGCGCGCCTCGGGGAGCTTTTCCGCACGTCGCGTTTCCGTGTGTACAGCACCAACGACGTGGTGGGTGTCGAGATGGCCGGGGCGCTCAAAAACGTCTTCGCCATCGCCAGCGGCATGGGTTATGCGATCGGGATCGGCGAGAACACCCGCGCCATGGTGATCGCCCGAGCGCTGCGGGAGATGACCAAACTCGGTGTGGCCATGGGCGGTAACCCCGAGACCTTCCCGGGCCTGGCGGGTCTGGGCGATCTGATCGTCACCTGCACGAGCGCCAGCAGCCGCAACCGGCACGTGGGTGAGGAGATCGGCAAGGGCAAGACCATCGACGAGATCATCGAATCGATGAACCAGGTGGCCGAGGGGGTCAAAGCCTCATCGGTGGTGATGACCCTTGCCGACGAGTACGGCATTCAGATGCCGATCGCCCGCGAGGTGGACGGGGTGATCAACCAGGGCTCGACGGTGGAACAGGCCTACCGCGGACTCATGGCGGAAACGCCCGGCCACGAGGTGCACGGCACCGGATTCTGATCAGGCCGGCAGATACTCGGGCTTCACCACATCGCGCAGTTCGGTCAGCGCCACCCGACTCTGCATCGGGCCTTCTGCGTACGCCGCCACCCGGTACGGCTCGAAAGAGAACAGCAGCGCGTCGCCGTCCAGGGAGAAGTCTTTGAAGTTTCCCGGCTCCGGAACCGTTCCGGTGTCGACGAACTCGGTGCCCACCCCGCCGAGCTGCGCGCGTAGGTCGGTACGGACCAGCGCAGAGATCTTGGCCAGTGCGGCCGCCGGATCGATCAGCAGGGTGTCCAGGGTGATGGACTGTTTGGTGGTGCGATCGAACGCCAGAGTGCGGAACGCGAAGCCCGGGTGGTAGCCGCCGAGTGACTCGCTGATCGAGAACCGCACGCTGTCGGAGGGATGCACTCCCTTGCCCTGGTAGGCCTCGAAGCTGACCTGAAGTGCCCACGGCTTGCCCTCGGGCGGGGCACCCGCCCGCTCGACGGACTTACGGAAGTTGGCGCGGATGTCCGCCACCGTGTCGTCGACGGCCCGCTGCAGCTCGGGGAACGACGAATCCCACTGGACGGGGATCACCAGATGCTGCGTGCTCTGCGGCGTGGTCTCGTCGACGACGCAGCCTTGCGCCGCGTCCCAGCGGCCGCCGTGTTTGGGGCACGCGGCCGCCCCGGACTGGTCGACGGCCGGTGTAGGGGTGGCCGTGGTCGAGCTGGTGGATTCCGCGACCGGAACATCCCTGGGTGCTTCTCCGCTGTCGCAACCGACGAGGACGATGCCGCACGCAGCGGCGATCAGCAGGTACCCGAGACGCATGCAGACCAATCTAATCGGCCGCTAGGTGGTGTAGCTGCCACCCGGACCGACCACGAAGCCGTTCTGCCAGCGATTGTTGACGCAGGTCAGGGTGCCGCCGCCGTCTAGACCGCAGCTGACCTCGCGGTAGCTCAGCCGGGATCCCGGCGGCAGGGGCTTGAAGGGCTCACCACCGAAGCCGTAGATCGGGCGGTCGGTGCTGGCGAAACCGGGAGCATTGCTGCCGCTGACGAGGTTCGCTCCGTTCGGGGCACCCGGCAGCGGCCCGCTGCAGCCGTAGCTGGCATCGGCCCGTTTGATCAGGCACGAGATCCCACCGGGGATGGTGAAGCCGTATGCCGTGTCCGCCATCGTGCTGTACTCCAGGGGCGACACCGGGGTGAGTCCGTTGACGTTCGGAAGCCCGGACGGGTCGAGGGGGTTGGGGGTGTCCGGGTCGGCGGATGCCGCCCCCGCCAGCATCACGGCAGCGACGGCGCTGGTCACAGCGCCAAGGATGGGCAGGATACGCATCCCGTGACCATATCCAAGATTGCGCGCAATCTCGCGTCTACTGGTCAAAGACGATATCGACGCTGTCGGTGATCGGAACGGCCTGACAGGCGAGCGTCAACCCCATCGCGAGGTCGGCATCGACCAGGGTGTCGTTGCGCAGCATCCGCACCTCGCCGCCGCGCACCGTGCAGGCGCACGCACTGCACGCGCCTTCGCGGCACGAGTACGGCGCGTCGAGGCCTTGCGCCAGGAGCACATCGAGCAGCGGGGTGTCCCGCGGCCACTCGACGGTGACCTGGGTGCCGTCGAGTTCCACGCGGGCCTGGGCGGCATCCGCGCCGCCTTGCGGCACCACGATATCGGCGAACGGGTCACCGGACAGGGATTGGTAGAGCTCGATGTGTATGTGGTTGGCGGGCATCCCGACAGCCGACAACGCGGAGCGGACCTCGTCCATGAAGGGCGCCGGGCCGCAGACGTACGTGCTGTACCGCGTGTACGCGGCGAACAACTCGGACATGGCGTCACGCGTGGGCAGGCCACGTTCGGCTTCGAGCCAGTGCACGACGCGCAGCCGATCCGGGAACTCCACCATGATGTCATCGATCTCGGCGCCGAAGATCACGCTCTGCTCGTCGCGGTTCGCGTAGAAGAGATAGACCGTTCCGGCGCCCCCGAGCAGCACCGACTTGGCGATGGACAGCATCGGGGTGATCCCACTACCCGCGGCGAGCAGCAAGAAATCTCCGTCCAGCGAGCGCGGCACGAAGACCCCGGAGGGGGTGAGCACCGTGATGTGGTCTCCCACGCTGACGTTGTCGCACAGCCAGTTCGACGCGTACCCGCCCTCCGTGCGCTTGATGGTCACCACCAAATCGTCATCGAGATGCGGGGAACTGGACAGCGAATAACAGCGGGCGACCGAGCCCGTGCGTTCACTGGGTATTTTCAGCGTGAGGAACTGGCCCGGCCGGTACCGGAAAGCGTCGACGAGCGCATCCGGAACCTCGAATACCAGGGACACCGCATCCCCTGTCTCCCTGATGATCTCGACGACCTCAAGGGAGTGAACATGAGGGTTTCCCGTCACCTTGCGCACGTCGGGCGTCACAGTGTCTGTCATCGACGGCCGCCTACAACTCGATACCGAAGCGGCCCGCGATCTTCTTGCCGACCCCGTACTTGCCTATTCCGTAGAAGGGCGCCATCAGGTCCTCGTAGCGCGGCCCGATGATGCGCGGTATGGCATCGAACACGCGCGCGTCGGGACCGATCAGGACGCGGGGGCGGTTCTTCTCCACCCCCCGCAAGATGATCCGGGCGGCCGAGTCGGGACGGGTGATCGCCATGAGCTGGAAGCCCTTTCGCACGGTCTCCCGGTCCACACCCTCGGGGATACCACGCGCACTGGAGGCGATGTTGGTCTTGATGCCGCCGGGGTGCACACAGGTGACCCCCACGGGATACTTGGCCGCCCGGATCTCCTGACGAAGCGATTCGGTGAAGCCGCGAACTGCGAATTTCGCGGCGTTGTAGGCACTTTGAGAAGGTATGCCCATCAGGCCGAACACCGACGATACGTTGACGATGTGGCCGTCGCCCGATTCGATCAAATGGGGCAGGAATGCCTTGGTGCCGTGCGCGACTCCCCAGAAGTTGATGTTCATCAACCAGTCGAAGTCATCCCATTCCATGTCCTTGACATCGGCCGACAGCGCCACCCCGGCGTTGTTGAACACCAGGTTGACCTGACCGAACTCGTTTTTGACGTCGGCGGCGTGGGCATAGACGGCGGCCCGGTCCGCGACGTCCAGCTCGAACGGGATAGCGGTCGCACCCGCCTTCTCACAGCGCCCGGCGGTATCGGCCACACCCGCGGTGTCGATGTCCGAAAGCGCCAGCCGCGCACCACGCTGCGCCAGCGTCAAGGCCAGACTGCGGCCGATACCCGAACCCGCGCCGGTGATCACGGCGACCTTGTTGTCGAAGTCCTTCATGGTTTCTCGCTTCTACTGGGCGGAAGACTACTTTGCGGCCATGCTCGGCGAGGTCTGCCGAGGCCCGTTCGCGAGCGGGACGGTCTTACGCACCGCCGGACGCACCGCGCCCTCGAACTCGTACTCGGACGGGTCGACTTTCCTTGTCTGCGACCAGTACTCGAAGGTGAAACCAGACCACAACGTCCGATTCTTACCGTGCTCGTCCAGGTACCAGCTCTGGCAGCCGCCGCTGTTCCACACCGAGCCTTGCAGCTTGCGTTGAACCTCGGCGTTGAACTTGTCCTGCGCCGCGGTGGTGGGCACGATCGCCTGGGCGTAGGCCTCGTCGACGTGTTTGATCGCCTCGGTGACGTAGTGGATCTGCGACTCGATCATGAACACGATCGAGTTGTGTCCCAGTCCGGTG
The nucleotide sequence above comes from Mycobacteroides saopaulense. Encoded proteins:
- a CDS encoding RsiV family protein translates to MRLGYLLIAAACGIVLVGCDSGEAPRDVPVAESTSSTTATPTPAVDQSGAAACPKHGGRWDAAQGCVVDETTPQSTQHLVIPVQWDSSFPELQRAVDDTVADIRANFRKSVERAGAPPEGKPWALQVSFEAYQGKGVHPSDSVRFSISESLGGYHPGFAFRTLAFDRTTKQSITLDTLLIDPAAALAKISALVRTDLRAQLGGVGTEFVDTGTVPEPGNFKDFSLDGDALLFSFEPYRVAAYAEGPMQSRVALTELRDVVKPEYLPA
- a CDS encoding LysE family translocator, coding for MIPTTHLIGFAIAAYALIVIPGPSVLFAVGRSLSLGRRSGLVTVLGNTAGTVVPLVLTTAGLGALLAASTWALTVVKLVGAAYLIYLGIQAIRNRKSLITALDTAAPAAGAHRVFRQGFIVGMTNPKTALFFAAVLPQFADPAAGSVSVQIAVFGAIFVLIALVSDSVWALLASTARNWFARSPKRLEAVGATGGWMIVGLGAGVAVSSSS
- a CDS encoding TIGR03617 family F420-dependent LLM class oxidoreductase; amino-acid sequence: MDFGNMSEVLIDVTLTTGLNTMAADAAEAEEAGYAGIWTFEGAHDPFLPILLAAQHTKNVALGTSIAVAFARNPMLLANIGWDLQAYSGGRFILGLGTQIKPHITRRFGMPWSSPAARMRDMVLAIRAIWQSWQERGPLDYRGEFYQHTLMTPMFMPDPAEVGDFGPPPIWLAGVGSAMTEVAGEVADGFLSHPFCTPDYLAQVTRPTLGQGAAKSGKTLADIQIHHSPMIVIGRDEAELARARTAVRKQLAFYGSTPAYWPILELHGRAEVGPKLKELSKQGEWDAMGELIDEDFVDTAAVTVTDAAQGARELQARYGDLVHRLGFNTPYRPDRALLAELLAAFPSR
- a CDS encoding CotH kinase family protein, with amino-acid sequence MSVQQQQALDLLYALDNVLTIKITMPQADWDAVRTEQPKGGICNFEWTGGARYTWRKAASVELSGTRFPARSTFTDVGIKKKSFCGSIDSEKPCLHLDFGKFGDSDTVEALIGSRYLTLNNSIQDRSYIRQTLGYRLLAEAGLPHSRCNYAKVFVNGELIGQGLGDVNSPGIYVNAEPVMKRYIERNFGNMKGNLYELEHHDDFVRDRLDLIGVESLSEFENKADLELAIDQIAGRGLAGAAEVIDLDQFIKLYAMEFYLKHWDGYAGNTNNTYIYNDVAAVEAPGIDNVKFAMIPWGIDQTLQPDRPFKLDSDGIIGRLVREDPGRRTQLLDQIRTYRETIFGREHQQSVWRPLIDQMQGLVVGLGVPNAVAEIATVRQQLKLAESAGYLCAGLPGQAQIYVLHGRTGECLHASNTETVPPGVPGAQNFEVYRLPLRDDDDPTDIWLVADLGAGKSLTNKAFGRALHASGTLATEQGHLYLYTCAPNNAGQSEEFAIVAADNPDRFTFSGYFRLMSIRTGLGAAFGLDLTPGGRARVHQESGGSRLYFY
- a CDS encoding YajQ family cyclic di-GMP-binding protein produces the protein MADSSFDIVSKVDRQEVDNALNQAAKELATRFDFRGTDTTIAWKGDEAIELISSTEERLKAAVDVFKEKLVRRDISMKAFDAGEPQPSGKTYRLTGTLKQGIDTENAKKINKIIRDEGPKGVKSQVQGEEIRVSSKKRDDLQAVQALLRGSDLDIALQFVNYR
- a CDS encoding SDR family NAD(P)-dependent oxidoreductase — translated: MKDFDNKVAVITGAGSGIGRSLALTLAQRGARLALSDIDTAGVADTAGRCEKAGATAIPFELDVADRAAVYAHAADVKNEFGQVNLVFNNAGVALSADVKDMEWDDFDWLMNINFWGVAHGTKAFLPHLIESGDGHIVNVSSVFGLMGIPSQSAYNAAKFAVRGFTESLRQEIRAAKYPVGVTCVHPGGIKTNIASSARGIPEGVDRETVRKGFQLMAITRPDSAARIILRGVEKNRPRVLIGPDARVFDAIPRIIGPRYEDLMAPFYGIGKYGVGKKIAGRFGIEL
- a CDS encoding ferredoxin--NADP reductase, with protein sequence MTDTVTPDVRKVTGNPHVHSLEVVEIIRETGDAVSLVFEVPDALVDAFRYRPGQFLTLKIPSERTGSVARCYSLSSSPHLDDDLVVTIKRTEGGYASNWLCDNVSVGDHITVLTPSGVFVPRSLDGDFLLLAAGSGITPMLSIAKSVLLGGAGTVYLFYANRDEQSVIFGAEIDDIMVEFPDRLRVVHWLEAERGLPTRDAMSELFAAYTRYSTYVCGPAPFMDEVRSALSAVGMPANHIHIELYQSLSGDPFADIVVPQGGADAAQARVELDGTQVTVEWPRDTPLLDVLLAQGLDAPYSCREGACSACACTVRGGEVRMLRNDTLVDADLAMGLTLACQAVPITDSVDIVFDQ
- a CDS encoding NAD(P)H-dependent glycerol-3-phosphate dehydrogenase: MPALREPQVVVLGGGSWGTTVASIVARRSPTLQWARSPETVADINERHRNSRYLTDEVELTESLRATSDLHEAVEQADVVIMGVPSHSFREVLTEIGQSLRPWVPVVSLVKGLEQGSRMRMSQIIEEVLPGHPAGILAGPNIAKEVARGYAAAGVVAMPDQHQAARLGELFRTSRFRVYSTNDVVGVEMAGALKNVFAIASGMGYAIGIGENTRAMVIARALREMTKLGVAMGGNPETFPGLAGLGDLIVTCTSASSRNRHVGEEIGKGKTIDEIIESMNQVAEGVKASSVVMTLADEYGIQMPIAREVDGVINQGSTVEQAYRGLMAETPGHEVHGTGF